One genomic window of Trachemys scripta elegans isolate TJP31775 chromosome 15, CAS_Tse_1.0, whole genome shotgun sequence includes the following:
- the LOC117888170 gene encoding T-box transcription factor TBX6-like isoform X1: MLHASRDLYIGGSRHQCRYRHQHGESCSLGHEQRAPMLMPDCDPVPPCSRCRGLFPQFQMIPLQSSQLTSFHNEGCFPPSINGSCGRVHLSLENKALWEEFYTLGTEMIITKSGRCMFPPCKVIVSGLNPHSLYLMLVDIVPLDNARYKWHCGHWEAVGKADPHFPSRFYLHPDSPAPGSHWMKEPVSFQRLKITNNTLEQCEHIILHSMHKYQPRFHVVLTSAHTLTLPWNAVATFVFPETTFMAVTAYQNSKVTQLKIDNNPFAKGFRENGLSSKKNRGENVQGTEMVKQASAEETGCDPLTVSEPVI; this comes from the exons ATGCTTCATGCCTCAAGGGACCTGTATATCGGTGGCTCAAGGCACCAGTGCCGATACAGGCACCAGCATGGTGAAAGCTGCAGCTTGGGCCACGAACAGAGGGCACCAATGCTGATGCCAG ACTGTGACCCTGTCCCCCCATGCAGCAGATGCCGAGGCTTGTTCCCTCAATTCCAGATGATACCCCTTCAGAGCTCACAACTCACTTCCTTCCATAATGAGGGCTGCTTCCCTCCATCCATAAATGGTTCCTGTGGCAGGGTCCATCTCTCTCTGGAGAACAAAGCACTGTGGGAGGAGTTCTACACACTTGGCACTGAAATGATCATCACCAAATCTGGCAG ATGTATGTTCCCACCTTGCAAAGTGATTGTTTCCGGCCTGAACCCTCACTCTCTCTACCTGATGCTGGTGGACATTGTACCTTTGGACAACGCTCGGTATAAATGgcactgtggccactgggaggcagTTGGAAAAGCTGATCCCCATTTCCCCAGTCGCTTCTACCTCCATCCAGATtctccagctcctggcagtcaCTGGATGAAAGAACCAGTCTCCTTCCAGAGACTCAAGATCACCAACAATACTCTGGAGCAGTGTGAACAT ATTATATTGCATTCAATGCACAAATACCAACCACGATTCCATGTGGTGCTGACCAGCGCACATACACTCACCCTGCCCTGGAATGCTGTGGCCACCTTTGTGTTCCCAGAAACAACTTTTATGGCTGTGACAGCCTATCAGAATTCCAAG GTTACCCAGCTGAAGATTGATAACAATCCATTTGCAAAGGGGTTCCGAGAGAATGGCCTCAGCTCTAAGAAGAACCG AGGGGAAAATGTTCAAGGTACTGAAATGGTCAAGCAAGCAAGTGCTGAGGAGACAGGCTGTGACCCGCTCACTG TTTCAGAACCAGTCATCTAG
- the LOC117888170 gene encoding T-box transcription factor TBX6-like isoform X2: MLHASRDLYIGGSRHQCRYRHQHGESCSLGHEQRAPMLMPDCDPVPPCSRCRGLFPQFQMIPLQSSQLTSFHNEGCFPPSINGSCGRVHLSLENKALWEEFYTLGTEMIITKSGRCMFPPCKVIVSGLNPHSLYLMLVDIVPLDNARYKWHCGHWEAVGKADPHFPSRFYLHPDSPAPGSHWMKEPVSFQRLKITNNTLEQCEHIILHSMHKYQPRFHVVLTSAHTLTLPWNAVATFVFPETTFMAVTAYQNSKVTQLKIDNNPFAKGFRENGLSSKKNRGENVQGTEMVKQASAEETGCDPLTG, encoded by the exons ATGCTTCATGCCTCAAGGGACCTGTATATCGGTGGCTCAAGGCACCAGTGCCGATACAGGCACCAGCATGGTGAAAGCTGCAGCTTGGGCCACGAACAGAGGGCACCAATGCTGATGCCAG ACTGTGACCCTGTCCCCCCATGCAGCAGATGCCGAGGCTTGTTCCCTCAATTCCAGATGATACCCCTTCAGAGCTCACAACTCACTTCCTTCCATAATGAGGGCTGCTTCCCTCCATCCATAAATGGTTCCTGTGGCAGGGTCCATCTCTCTCTGGAGAACAAAGCACTGTGGGAGGAGTTCTACACACTTGGCACTGAAATGATCATCACCAAATCTGGCAG ATGTATGTTCCCACCTTGCAAAGTGATTGTTTCCGGCCTGAACCCTCACTCTCTCTACCTGATGCTGGTGGACATTGTACCTTTGGACAACGCTCGGTATAAATGgcactgtggccactgggaggcagTTGGAAAAGCTGATCCCCATTTCCCCAGTCGCTTCTACCTCCATCCAGATtctccagctcctggcagtcaCTGGATGAAAGAACCAGTCTCCTTCCAGAGACTCAAGATCACCAACAATACTCTGGAGCAGTGTGAACAT ATTATATTGCATTCAATGCACAAATACCAACCACGATTCCATGTGGTGCTGACCAGCGCACATACACTCACCCTGCCCTGGAATGCTGTGGCCACCTTTGTGTTCCCAGAAACAACTTTTATGGCTGTGACAGCCTATCAGAATTCCAAG GTTACCCAGCTGAAGATTGATAACAATCCATTTGCAAAGGGGTTCCGAGAGAATGGCCTCAGCTCTAAGAAGAACCG AGGGGAAAATGTTCAAGGTACTGAAATGGTCAAGCAAGCAAGTGCTGAGGAGACAGGCTGTGACCCGCTCACTG